One stretch of Oncorhynchus tshawytscha isolate Ot180627B linkage group LG19, Otsh_v2.0, whole genome shotgun sequence DNA includes these proteins:
- the LOC112218197 gene encoding troponin T, fast skeletal muscle isoforms isoform X1: MSDTEEVEAIAEEVVEEVVEEVVEEEVVEEEVEVAPEAAPEPEAEPEPEPEPEAEPEPEAEEVVEEEAQKPQFKVPKIPDGDKVDFDDIQKKRQNKDLVELQALIDAHFEHRKKEEEELIALKERIEKRRAERAEQNRIRSEKEKERAARREEERLKREEADAKKKADEDAKKKSALSSMGSNYSSHLQKADSKRGGKKETEREKKKKILAGRRKALNIDHLNEEKLKEKAKELHEWMQTLESEKFDHIERLKRQKYEVTTLRKRVEELSKFSKKGKTVRRK, translated from the exons ATGTCTGACACAGAGGAAGT CGAGG CCATAGCAGAAGAAGTAGTTGAAGAGGTAGTTGAAGaggtagtagaagaagaagtggtagaggaagaggtagaagtGGCCCCAGAGGCAGCCCCAGAACCAGAGGCAGAGCCTGAGCCAGAGCCCGAGCCAGAGGCAGAGCCTGAGCCAGAAGCGGAAG AGGTCGTTGAAGAGGAAG CCCAAAAGCCACAGTTCAA AGTACCAAAGATTCCTGATGGCGATAAAGTGGACTTTGAC GACATTCAGAAAAAGCGTCAGAACAAGGATCTTGTTGAGCTGCAGGCCCTGATAGATGCTCACTTTGAGCACagaaagaaggaggaggaagagctcATCGCCCTCAAAGAAAGAATT GAGAAGCGTAGGGCTGAGAGGGCCGAGCAGAACAGGATCCGTAGCGAGAAGGAGAAGGAGCGCGCGGCGAGGCGTGAG GAGGAGAGGCTGAAGAGGGAGGAGGCAGATGCCAAGAAGAAGGCTGATGAGGACGCAAAGAAGAAGTCTGCCCTGTCCAGCATGGGCTCCAACTACAGCAGCCATCTGCAGAAG GCTGACTCAAAGAGAGGTGGGAAGaaggaaacggagagagagaagaagaagaagatcctGGCAGGCAGACGCAAGGCCCTAAACATCGACCATCTGAATGAAGAGAAACTGAA GGAGAAGGCAAAGGAGCTGCATGAATGGATGCAGACACTGGAGTCTGAGAAGTTTGACCACATCGAGAGGCTGAAGAGGCAGAAGTATGAG GTCACAACCCTGCGTAAGAGAGTGGAGGAGCTGAGTAAATT CTCCAAGAAGGGTAAAACGGTCCGCAGAAAGTAA
- the LOC112218197 gene encoding troponin T, fast skeletal muscle isoforms isoform X2, translating to MSDTEEVEAIAEEVVEEVVEEVVEEEVVEEEVEVAPEAAPEPEAEPEPEPEPEAEPEPEAEAQKPQFKVPKIPDGDKVDFDDIQKKRQNKDLVELQALIDAHFEHRKKEEEELIALKERIEKRRAERAEQNRIRSEKEKERAARREEERLKREEADAKKKADEDAKKKSALSSMGSNYSSHLQKADSKRGGKKETEREKKKKILAGRRKALNIDHLNEEKLKEKAKELHEWMQTLESEKFDHIERLKRQKYEVTTLRKRVEELSKFSKKGKTVRRK from the exons ATGTCTGACACAGAGGAAGT CGAGG CCATAGCAGAAGAAGTAGTTGAAGAGGTAGTTGAAGaggtagtagaagaagaagtggtagaggaagaggtagaagtGGCCCCAGAGGCAGCCCCAGAACCAGAGGCAGAGCCTGAGCCAGAGCCCGAGCCAGAGGCAGAGCCTGAGCCAGAAGCGGAAG CCCAAAAGCCACAGTTCAA AGTACCAAAGATTCCTGATGGCGATAAAGTGGACTTTGAC GACATTCAGAAAAAGCGTCAGAACAAGGATCTTGTTGAGCTGCAGGCCCTGATAGATGCTCACTTTGAGCACagaaagaaggaggaggaagagctcATCGCCCTCAAAGAAAGAATT GAGAAGCGTAGGGCTGAGAGGGCCGAGCAGAACAGGATCCGTAGCGAGAAGGAGAAGGAGCGCGCGGCGAGGCGTGAG GAGGAGAGGCTGAAGAGGGAGGAGGCAGATGCCAAGAAGAAGGCTGATGAGGACGCAAAGAAGAAGTCTGCCCTGTCCAGCATGGGCTCCAACTACAGCAGCCATCTGCAGAAG GCTGACTCAAAGAGAGGTGGGAAGaaggaaacggagagagagaagaagaagaagatcctGGCAGGCAGACGCAAGGCCCTAAACATCGACCATCTGAATGAAGAGAAACTGAA GGAGAAGGCAAAGGAGCTGCATGAATGGATGCAGACACTGGAGTCTGAGAAGTTTGACCACATCGAGAGGCTGAAGAGGCAGAAGTATGAG GTCACAACCCTGCGTAAGAGAGTGGAGGAGCTGAGTAAATT CTCCAAGAAGGGTAAAACGGTCCGCAGAAAGTAA
- the LOC112218197 gene encoding troponin T, fast skeletal muscle isoforms isoform X3: MSDTEEVEGEGEAQKPQFKVPKIPDGDKVDFDDIQKKRQNKDLVELQALIDAHFEHRKKEEEELIALKERIEKRRAERAEQNRIRSEKEKERAARREEERLKREEADAKKKADEDAKKKSALSSMGSNYSSHLQKADSKRGGKKETEREKKKKILAGRRKALNIDHLNEEKLKEKAKELHEWMQTLESEKFDHIERLKRQKYEVTTLRKRVEELSKFSKKGKTVRRK, translated from the exons ATGTCTGACACAGAGGAAGT CGAGG GCGAGGGAGAAG CCCAAAAGCCACAGTTCAA AGTACCAAAGATTCCTGATGGCGATAAAGTGGACTTTGAC GACATTCAGAAAAAGCGTCAGAACAAGGATCTTGTTGAGCTGCAGGCCCTGATAGATGCTCACTTTGAGCACagaaagaaggaggaggaagagctcATCGCCCTCAAAGAAAGAATT GAGAAGCGTAGGGCTGAGAGGGCCGAGCAGAACAGGATCCGTAGCGAGAAGGAGAAGGAGCGCGCGGCGAGGCGTGAG GAGGAGAGGCTGAAGAGGGAGGAGGCAGATGCCAAGAAGAAGGCTGATGAGGACGCAAAGAAGAAGTCTGCCCTGTCCAGCATGGGCTCCAACTACAGCAGCCATCTGCAGAAG GCTGACTCAAAGAGAGGTGGGAAGaaggaaacggagagagagaagaagaagaagatcctGGCAGGCAGACGCAAGGCCCTAAACATCGACCATCTGAATGAAGAGAAACTGAA GGAGAAGGCAAAGGAGCTGCATGAATGGATGCAGACACTGGAGTCTGAGAAGTTTGACCACATCGAGAGGCTGAAGAGGCAGAAGTATGAG GTCACAACCCTGCGTAAGAGAGTGGAGGAGCTGAGTAAATT CTCCAAGAAGGGTAAAACGGTCCGCAGAAAGTAA
- the LOC112218197 gene encoding troponin T, fast skeletal muscle isoforms isoform X4, translating to MSDTEEVEAQKPQFKVPKIPDGDKVDFDDIQKKRQNKDLVELQALIDAHFEHRKKEEEELIALKERIEKRRAERAEQNRIRSEKEKERAARREEERLKREEADAKKKADEDAKKKSALSSMGSNYSSHLQKADSKRGGKKETEREKKKKILAGRRKALNIDHLNEEKLKEKAKELHEWMQTLESEKFDHIERLKRQKYEVTTLRKRVEELSKFSKKGKTVRRK from the exons ATGTCTGACACAGAGGAAGT CGAGG CCCAAAAGCCACAGTTCAA AGTACCAAAGATTCCTGATGGCGATAAAGTGGACTTTGAC GACATTCAGAAAAAGCGTCAGAACAAGGATCTTGTTGAGCTGCAGGCCCTGATAGATGCTCACTTTGAGCACagaaagaaggaggaggaagagctcATCGCCCTCAAAGAAAGAATT GAGAAGCGTAGGGCTGAGAGGGCCGAGCAGAACAGGATCCGTAGCGAGAAGGAGAAGGAGCGCGCGGCGAGGCGTGAG GAGGAGAGGCTGAAGAGGGAGGAGGCAGATGCCAAGAAGAAGGCTGATGAGGACGCAAAGAAGAAGTCTGCCCTGTCCAGCATGGGCTCCAACTACAGCAGCCATCTGCAGAAG GCTGACTCAAAGAGAGGTGGGAAGaaggaaacggagagagagaagaagaagaagatcctGGCAGGCAGACGCAAGGCCCTAAACATCGACCATCTGAATGAAGAGAAACTGAA GGAGAAGGCAAAGGAGCTGCATGAATGGATGCAGACACTGGAGTCTGAGAAGTTTGACCACATCGAGAGGCTGAAGAGGCAGAAGTATGAG GTCACAACCCTGCGTAAGAGAGTGGAGGAGCTGAGTAAATT CTCCAAGAAGGGTAAAACGGTCCGCAGAAAGTAA